The window TAATATTTTATAGAATTGCAGTGCGTCATAAAGAAAGTGATTTTATAAGGAGTAAATTCAAAAAATGATATAGGGATTATTGTTTGAAATAAAATTTTAAAGTTCAAAAAATACATCATATTACTAAATTTAAAAAACTAATAAAATGAAGAAAAACATTTTACTATTATCAATGTTAATAATTGCTAATTTCGCGAATGGCCAAGTAGGGATACAAACATCAAACCCTCAAGGCTCATTACATGTAGATGGAGCAAAAGACAATCCGGCCACGGGTACTCCAACTGATGTACAACAAGCCAATGATTTTATAGTAACCTCCACAGGAATGGTAGGTATCGGGAATCTTACCCCGCTATCTAATCTCCATGTCTTAAATCGGGGATCTGCCACAGGTATTGGAGGTGGTGAAGCTACCAATACTGGACTGCTGATAGAAAATCCAATAGCCAATAATTCTATACTATCTATCTTAAGAACTACAGGAACTACAGGAATAAAACAGGCAGTAATGGGAATAAATCCTAATTTCAATGGAAATAACGGGGTATTTATTATTTCTCGTGTTCCTGGTGGAAGTGATTTGGCAATGGATTTAACCCTGGGTAATATAGGTATTGCTACGAATACTCCTACAAATACTTTAGACGTTTCAGGAAGCACCCGAATAAGAACTATGGATATTGCTGCAGGTGCTACTCTTATTACACCGGTATATTCAGATGCAAATGGTGTTCTGAATAAAGCTGTTGATAACATTTATGGAACCGTTATTAATAATGCAGTTACTATTGCTTCAGGAGCGACAAACAATTTGATCACAGGACTTGGTAATAATGCTGTATATAAAGCTGTGGTAAATGTTAGTAATAGTTGCGGACGTATCGGTATTGCAGAATATTATGTCACTAATAATGCTGTTAACAATTCTTTTTCTATCAAAGGAATGGATGGGATCTTAAACACTGACACCACTGCTAAAGCCCCTACTTTTACTGAAGTAAACAGATTTACAACATCCGTTGTTTGGTCAGGTATTCCTAATTGTGCTGCAGGGGGTACTAGTATTGCCTTTAATTATACCTTAACAATGCCTTCAGCCGGAACAATAGATCTTACCAATAATGGAGATGCAAGCTTACAGTATAAAATTATACTTACAAGACTTTTTTAATTTAAAGTATCAAAAAAGATCTCCCATTGGAGATCTTTTTTATTTTAAATCTGATCGTTTTTGCCAAAGTATATTGTATTACCGGTTATGGTTTTCCGTATTTTTTTATCTGAAACCTGATTTAGTTTGTGTAAAATTAAAAGCTTAAAACATGAAGAAAGTAATTGTATTATTTGTATTAATATCTACACCCATTGTTTATTCTTGTGGAGGAAATGGGGATGAGGATGTTACTATCTGTCCTCCTCAGGTAATAAGGAGTATGTAGATAAAAGTTATTGCAGGGGATGCAATTAAGAAAACCGGAAAATAAAAACAGATACTTAGTGTCTGTTTTTTATAATTCATTATAAAAACAAAAACCATCCTTAAAAAGGATGGTTTGTAGACCCACAGGGATTCGAACCCCGACTGACGGTACCAAAAACCGGAGTGCTACCGTTACACTATAGGTCTGCTTTATTTTGGTTTTGCAAATTTATATATTTTTTTCTTATTTACAAATATCTTCTTTCAATTTTCTATTGTTTACACGAAAAAACAGAATTTGATTTTTTAAATTTCAGGCTTATTGAAATAGGAGAAGAATCTTTTTTCTGAGAAATCAAAGCCGGGATGATGAAAATTTTAATGAAAATATTTGATTAATCATAAAAACAAAAACCATCCTTAAAAAGGATGGTTTGTAGACCCACAGGGATTCGAACCCCGAATGACGGTACCAAAAACCGGAGTGTTACCGTTACACTATAGGTCTGTTTTATTTTGGTGGTGCAAATTTACAGCTTTTTTCTTTACATACAAGAACTTTTTGATTTTTTTTTTAAATTTACTGTGGATTTTATTTACGGAAAATATGCTGATAGACTTCAATAATCTCAATATTAATCAATTATCGTTCAATACGGAATTTGAAAAGAAAGTGAAAATTTTTCTGGAAGAATGGTTTTCAGAAAAAACAAGGGTAAATGTGCAAACATCGGGCTCTACAGGAGTTCCAAAAATTTTTGAAATTGATAAAAAGAAAATGATCAATTCAGCAGTAATGACCTGCAACTTTTTGGGATTAAAAGAAGGAGATACGGCATTACTCTGCCTGCCCGTAGAATATATCTCAGGAAAAATGATGATTGTCCGCTCTATTGAAAGAGGATTGAAGTTAAAAGCTGTTGAACCTTCTCTGAGACCTGTAGAAAACTTAGAAGAAGAAATTGATTTTTGTGCCATGACTCCGCTTCAGGTAGAAAATTCATTGGAGAAACTTCATCTGATCAAAAACCTGATTATTGGTGGTGCCGCCGTTTCAGAAAGTCTGAAAAATAAAATTCTACAGATGAACCTTAGTGCTTCAAACCGTATTTTTGAAACCTATGGAATGTCAGAAACGCTTTCCCATATTGGCTTAAAACAATTGATGCCCGAACAGGAAGATTATTTCACGGTTTTTGAAAATGTATCCATCTCTTTGGATGAAAGAGGATGTCTGAAAATCTATGCACCTAATCTGAATGCTGAAGAATTACAAACTAATGATTTAGTTGATATTAGGAATGAAAAACAATTTAAATTTCTCGGAAGAATTGATAATGTCATCAACTCAGGAGGAGCCAAAATTTTCCCGGAAACTCTTGAAGCCCTGGTAAAGAAAGAAATTCCGAACGAAGCCGTATTTATTGGCTTACCGGATGAAAGTTTGGGTCAGAAATTGATACTGATTATAGAAGGAAATGAATCAGATGAGGTAATAAAGAAAATTTCAGAAATTCCGTTTGAGAAGAGTTTTCACAAACCTAAAGAAATTATTTTTATCAGTGAAATTCCGCGGACACCCAACGGAAAAATAAGCAGATTAGAACTCTATAAAAATATAAACATAAATCTATAGTCCTGCTCTTGATTCTGGTATATAAAAATCATAACACTATGAAAACCTTTTCAAAAGAACTCAGTTTCAAAACTTCCCGCAGCAGTGGGGCAGGAGGGCAGAATGTCAACAAGGTAGAGACTGCTGTTACCGTACTTTGGAAAGTAGATTCGTCTGAATTTTTCAATGATGATGAAAAAATATTGATTCAGAATAAACTGAAAAACAGAATCAATGCGGAAGGCTTTTTATTCCTTACCGTTTCCGAAAGCAGAACTCAGCTGATGAATAAAAATAAAGCCATTGAAAAAATAATTGAAATTGTAAATAAAGCCCTTATCATTCCCAAGAAAAGAACTGCAACAAAGCCTTCAAGAGCTCAGAAACAAAAAAGACTTGATGGCAAGAAAAAACTTTCCGATAAAAAAGAAAACAGACGCTTCAAATTTTAGTTTGTTTCTCCCGAAGAAAATTTTACTTTTGCCGGAAACTTTATAACCATGATAAAAAAACTAATTCTATTAGGAACTATTTCGAGTTCTTTACTTTCTTTTGCACAGGAAAAAATAACCATCATACCAGCTGTAGGATATGCATGGAGAGTAGCCAAAACAGCACCAGGTCTTTCTTTATCAGAAAAAAAATATGTTGAAGGATTGAAAAATGGAGTTCATTTTGAAATTGCAGCTTATTATAATGTGAAAAATATAGGAATCGGTGCTAAGTTTTCCAATTATAATGCTTCCAGCAGTGGTGTATTGAGCGGATACAATATGAACGGGCAGCCTGTTACAGTTTATATAAGTACTAAGGATAATATTACATTCTTTGGACCTTCCGTTATGTTCTCTAATTACACGAAACCTACAAACCACAAAATTGTTGCTGATGTATCTCTTGGAGTTATTAGCTACACTACAAAAACAGAAGCAGTAAAAGGTACAGGATCCAACTTTGGTATGGAACTGGGGGCAGCATATCAATATACAGTTTCAAAAAACTTTATGATAGGTCCTAAGTTGGGAATTACCGCAGGAACTTTGAACAAAATCAAAGTTAATGGACAAACAACTGACCTTGGTGAGGACCAGAAAGAG of the Chryseobacterium viscerum genome contains:
- a CDS encoding AMP-binding protein, giving the protein MLIDFNNLNINQLSFNTEFEKKVKIFLEEWFSEKTRVNVQTSGSTGVPKIFEIDKKKMINSAVMTCNFLGLKEGDTALLCLPVEYISGKMMIVRSIERGLKLKAVEPSLRPVENLEEEIDFCAMTPLQVENSLEKLHLIKNLIIGGAAVSESLKNKILQMNLSASNRIFETYGMSETLSHIGLKQLMPEQEDYFTVFENVSISLDERGCLKIYAPNLNAEELQTNDLVDIRNEKQFKFLGRIDNVINSGGAKIFPETLEALVKKEIPNEAVFIGLPDESLGQKLILIIEGNESDEVIKKISEIPFEKSFHKPKEIIFISEIPRTPNGKISRLELYKNININL
- the arfB gene encoding alternative ribosome rescue aminoacyl-tRNA hydrolase ArfB, with amino-acid sequence MKTFSKELSFKTSRSSGAGGQNVNKVETAVTVLWKVDSSEFFNDDEKILIQNKLKNRINAEGFLFLTVSESRTQLMNKNKAIEKIIEIVNKALIIPKKRTATKPSRAQKQKRLDGKKKLSDKKENRRFKF